A DNA window from Porphyromonas gingivalis ATCC 33277 contains the following coding sequences:
- a CDS encoding OmpH family outer membrane protein, whose product MKQIHYVIEAVLAVAIIILFIMMPRSSASKAKTTNHKAEQAAATLPIAFVRMDSLASQYEYFRDMNKQLAAEAEQNQRTLATKMTAMQKAAEDFQRRLRTNAFTSEDAARVEQEKILKMQEEGQRLELSMTQALANKQAEANEKMYRIVREQVSEMNKDGKYRYILTNVGLENLLYADSTLDITDDVVKFLNDHYRKEIKGKTTAE is encoded by the coding sequence ATGAAACAGATCCATTATGTCATCGAGGCTGTACTGGCCGTTGCCATCATCATCCTCTTCATTATGATGCCGCGTTCATCCGCATCAAAAGCCAAGACAACAAATCATAAGGCAGAACAAGCTGCCGCCACTCTGCCTATAGCTTTCGTAAGGATGGACAGCCTGGCCTCGCAATATGAATACTTTCGGGACATGAACAAACAACTTGCGGCCGAAGCTGAGCAGAACCAAAGAACCTTGGCTACCAAGATGACTGCCATGCAGAAAGCTGCGGAGGATTTCCAACGCCGTCTTCGGACGAATGCATTCACCAGCGAAGATGCTGCACGAGTGGAACAGGAGAAAATTCTGAAAATGCAAGAAGAAGGCCAAAGATTGGAACTCAGCATGACACAAGCTTTGGCCAACAAACAGGCGGAAGCCAATGAGAAAATGTACCGGATAGTACGCGAGCAAGTCAGCGAAATGAATAAGGACGGTAAATACCGCTATATACTTACCAACGTTGGTCTTGAAAACTTGCTGTATGCTGACAGCACGTTGGACATCACCGATGATGTGGTGAAGTTCTTAAACGATCACTATCGCAAAGAAATCAAGGGCAAAACCACAGCAGAATAA
- a CDS encoding TonB-dependent receptor — MKEAIPRKNKHIKLNGIYRLSFILLCSLLCSQAAMAQSVRVSGYVLDRGEKPIPFAGVKVRGTGTGATTNLKGYYEFRMKATTDSITIEFSSMGYQGVSRSFPSLTKDTRLNVRLAEAEMELSSVTVQATKRRLNTMERVNTRDLRVNAGPTGGVESLISTYAGVTQNNELSSQYSVRGGSYDENMVYVNGVEVYRPLLVRSAQQEGLSFVNPDLTQSVQFSAGGFTADYGDKMSSVLDIRYKQPQEKEGAVLLGMLQSSAYYGSSAGAFSQITGVRYKSAKSLLGTTDTKAEYDPIYADGQTFMTYRFSPKLSVSFLGNISQTRYKFVPQTRETSFGTQSDAKKLKIFFDGQEQDRFLTYFGAFSMNFVPDDKQRHTVTLSAFNSNERETYDIQGEYFLNDVQLGADGTASMASGSENSNGLGIGRNHEHARNRLNYRVLNMGYRGEIKLNEKHRLQAGVSAQMEKIADHISEWERRDSVGYNLPHSETVLLMYNNLYADTQMRGTRLSAFVQDRFNFSMGGGTFSLIPGIRASWWSFNKELLVSPRISMGYSPESNPALVLRAAAGLYYQAPFYKELRLTYKDAEGNNVVVLNEKIRSQGAFHILAGADYTFEMGGRKYKFTAEAYYKSLFNINPYIIENVKIRYLGENIGSGYAAGIDLKLFGELVPGVDSWLTASIIKARQKLDGYGSLPLMNAPTYNFSFFLQEYVPGNKRITATLRAALSGGLPQLNPSKGLSSPAFTAPAYKRVDLGVMYKWLDPDDSFAGRSKWLMRVKGAYIGADLFNLFDMTNVNSYYWVSDAYQQQYAVPNYLTRRQFNLRLLVEF; from the coding sequence ATGAAGGAAGCTATTCCCCGAAAGAACAAACATATAAAGCTCAACGGTATATACAGATTGTCATTCATCCTGCTATGCAGCCTGCTATGCTCTCAGGCAGCTATGGCACAAAGCGTCAGGGTATCGGGCTATGTGCTCGACCGTGGGGAAAAGCCGATCCCGTTCGCCGGAGTCAAAGTGCGTGGTACGGGGACAGGTGCAACGACGAATCTGAAAGGATACTATGAGTTTCGGATGAAGGCCACGACGGACAGCATCACGATTGAGTTCAGCTCCATGGGGTACCAAGGGGTAAGTCGCAGCTTTCCGTCTCTGACCAAGGACACTCGGCTGAATGTTCGTTTGGCAGAGGCCGAGATGGAGCTTTCGAGCGTGACGGTACAGGCCACAAAACGCAGACTCAACACGATGGAGCGCGTCAATACCCGAGACCTTCGTGTCAATGCAGGGCCTACGGGAGGGGTGGAATCACTCATCAGTACCTACGCAGGAGTAACGCAGAACAATGAGCTAAGCTCGCAATACTCGGTTCGCGGAGGAAGCTACGATGAGAATATGGTCTATGTAAACGGAGTGGAGGTTTATCGCCCGCTGCTGGTTCGCTCTGCACAGCAGGAAGGTCTGAGCTTCGTCAATCCGGATCTGACACAATCCGTACAGTTCTCCGCCGGAGGGTTCACGGCCGACTATGGCGACAAGATGTCCTCCGTACTGGATATTCGCTACAAGCAACCGCAGGAGAAGGAAGGAGCGGTACTCCTCGGCATGCTACAATCGAGTGCCTACTATGGCAGCAGTGCCGGAGCCTTCAGCCAAATCACGGGTGTACGCTACAAGAGTGCCAAATCGCTCTTGGGCACTACGGACACGAAAGCCGAATACGATCCGATCTATGCGGACGGACAGACATTCATGACGTACCGTTTCAGCCCCAAGCTGTCGGTTAGTTTCCTCGGCAATATCTCGCAAACTCGCTACAAGTTTGTCCCTCAGACCCGTGAGACGAGCTTCGGTACACAGAGCGATGCCAAAAAGTTGAAGATCTTTTTCGACGGTCAGGAACAAGATCGTTTCCTGACCTACTTCGGTGCCTTCAGCATGAACTTCGTGCCGGACGACAAACAGCGGCATACGGTTACGCTTTCGGCCTTCAACAGTAACGAACGGGAGACCTACGATATTCAGGGAGAATACTTTCTGAACGATGTGCAGCTGGGGGCGGACGGAACTGCTTCGATGGCTTCGGGCTCAGAGAACTCCAACGGCTTGGGCATCGGGCGCAATCACGAGCATGCGCGCAACAGGCTGAACTACCGCGTGCTGAACATGGGTTACAGAGGGGAGATAAAGCTGAACGAGAAGCATCGCCTGCAAGCTGGCGTATCGGCACAGATGGAGAAAATAGCCGACCATATCAGCGAATGGGAACGGAGGGATTCGGTAGGATACAACCTACCTCACTCGGAGACCGTATTGCTGATGTACAATAACCTATATGCCGATACGCAGATGAGGGGAACGCGCTTGTCGGCATTCGTACAGGATCGATTCAACTTCAGCATGGGAGGAGGTACATTTTCTCTCATTCCGGGTATCAGAGCTTCGTGGTGGAGCTTCAACAAGGAGTTGCTCGTCAGCCCACGTATCAGCATGGGTTATTCTCCCGAAAGCAACCCGGCTTTGGTACTGCGTGCAGCCGCCGGACTTTATTATCAGGCACCGTTTTACAAAGAGCTAAGGCTGACGTATAAGGATGCCGAAGGCAATAACGTGGTTGTCCTCAACGAGAAGATCCGCTCTCAGGGAGCTTTTCACATTCTCGCAGGAGCAGACTATACCTTCGAAATGGGGGGGCGAAAATACAAGTTTACGGCAGAGGCTTACTACAAGAGCCTGTTCAACATCAACCCGTATATAATAGAGAACGTGAAGATCCGCTATCTGGGCGAAAACATCGGTTCGGGTTATGCTGCGGGTATCGATCTCAAGCTCTTCGGCGAACTGGTACCCGGAGTGGATTCGTGGCTGACGGCTTCCATTATAAAAGCCCGTCAGAAACTGGATGGCTACGGTTCTTTACCACTGATGAACGCACCCACTTACAATTTCTCCTTCTTCCTTCAAGAGTACGTGCCGGGCAATAAACGCATCACAGCCACTCTGCGGGCTGCACTAAGCGGAGGATTGCCCCAGCTCAATCCGAGCAAAGGGCTTAGCTCGCCGGCCTTTACCGCACCGGCCTATAAGCGTGTCGATCTGGGGGTAATGTACAAATGGCTCGACCCGGACGACTCCTTTGCCGGCCGAAGCAAATGGCTAATGAGAGTAAAAGGGGCCTACATAGGGGCTGACCTCTTCAATCTGTTCGACATGACCAATGTCAATTCTTACTACTGGGTGTCGGATGCCTACCAACAGCAATACGCCGTACCGAACTACCTGACACGCCGCCAATTCAACCTGCGTCTCCTCGTCGAATTCTAA
- a CDS encoding DUF1661 domain-containing protein, with the protein MREFFTSRTKIKKFSNHIFWPHG; encoded by the coding sequence GTGCGAGAATTTTTTACTTCCCGAACCAAAATAAAAAAATTCTCGAACCATATCTTTTGGCCCCATGGATGA
- a CDS encoding DUF1661 domain-containing protein: MVREVKNSRTKTRKNSFDFFQFYEPQSERLRCVNFQPMVCIDRTKSESFAHLSA, encoded by the coding sequence TTGGTTCGGGAAGTAAAAAATTCTCGCACCAAAACGAGAAAAAACTCGTTCGACTTTTTCCAATTTTACGAGCCGCAATCGGAGAGACTCCGGTGCGTAAATTTTCAACCGATGGTTTGTATCGATAGAACAAAATCAGAATCATTTGCCCATCTTTCGGCCTGA
- a CDS encoding VanW family protein, producing the protein MIRIIQPIIRSERRRKLGREYFILHRKLSDCFSSIKWALPAKGDNSHGCSYPVMEHRSLIMRRLKDVDMYLQENKRTNLRLAISKLHGMIIRPGETFSVWRHVGRPTARKGYLEGLVLSQGKIGKGVGGGLCQLGNLLFWMFAHTPLSIVERHRHSFDVFPDINRSIPFGAGATLSYNYIDLRVRNNTPHTYRLELWLDDTHLNGRISSDTEQRDRYRIEETGHRIEHQSWGGYTRHNKLVRIVTRADGSEYTEPFVENHAIMMYNPLLSPPQNGASTSFQR; encoded by the coding sequence ATGATACGCATCATACAACCGATCATACGAAGCGAGCGAAGACGCAAATTGGGACGCGAATACTTCATTCTTCACCGCAAGTTGTCGGACTGCTTTTCTTCGATCAAATGGGCTTTACCAGCGAAGGGGGACAATTCTCATGGCTGTTCCTATCCGGTCATGGAGCATCGGTCGCTCATTATGCGCCGGCTGAAGGATGTGGATATGTACCTGCAAGAGAACAAACGAACCAATCTGCGACTGGCCATCTCCAAGCTGCACGGTATGATCATACGTCCCGGAGAGACCTTCTCCGTCTGGCGTCATGTCGGTCGTCCGACTGCTCGCAAGGGGTACCTCGAAGGTCTGGTATTGAGTCAGGGGAAGATCGGCAAAGGAGTGGGAGGCGGTCTCTGCCAGCTTGGCAACCTGCTCTTTTGGATGTTTGCCCATACGCCGCTGTCCATAGTCGAGCGACACCGGCACAGCTTCGATGTTTTTCCTGACATAAATCGCAGTATTCCGTTCGGAGCAGGAGCTACGCTTTCGTATAACTATATCGACCTTCGGGTCAGGAACAATACGCCGCACACCTACAGGCTGGAACTCTGGCTGGACGATACGCACCTGAACGGACGGATCAGCTCCGATACGGAGCAGAGGGATCGCTATCGCATCGAGGAGACGGGTCACCGCATAGAGCATCAGAGTTGGGGTGGCTATACGCGACACAATAAGCTGGTACGTATCGTCACTCGTGCCGATGGCAGCGAATATACCGAGCCGTTTGTGGAGAATCATGCCATCATGATGTACAATCCTTTGCTCTCCCCTCCCCAAAATGGTGCAAGCACCTCTTTCCAAAGGTGA
- a CDS encoding NAD(+) synthase, producing MRYGFMKVAAAVPFVKVADCEYNIERIDRMVHEADTKGVEIMTFPELSITGYSCGDLFFQPFLQERANEALCRLVEQTANTTVMVIVGMPLRVEEKLFNSAVVFQQGKILGAIPKTYLPNYREFQEARWFSPAHTLQYSTISIGQHSVPIGRNLIFKCGTVGVGIEICEDMWTPFTPGTRLCLYGAEVIFNLSSSNENAGKHSYLRSLISGLSSQGICAYVYASSGYGESSTDIVFTGKAFIAEAGEIVEEMERFRYEERMIISDIDVSRIQTERLINSSFKAAVTFHTHDEKFNQLPFKLRSRQESLPMTRRVDRNPFMPEDKDRKERSREMINIQVCGLMQRLLHMGAEHAVIGISGGLDSALALIVCAQAFDRLDLPRKNIIAVTMPGFGTSDRTYRNAFALMEAIGVTIKEIDIKEACLRHFEAIGHNPEVQDTTFENTQARERTQILMNLANIYNAPVIGTGDLSELALGWVTYNGDHMSMYAVNAGIAKTTVQILVDHIAHRGWLDEAASAVLLDIVRTPISPELKPVGQDGNISQKTEDLVGPYELHDFFIYHFLHNEYKPSKIYYLAGVAFKGIYTKAEIKKWMMVFFRRFFAQQYKRNCMPDGPKVSCISLSPRGAWRMASDASSALWLDEIAKFETD from the coding sequence ATGAGATACGGATTTATGAAGGTCGCAGCAGCTGTTCCTTTTGTGAAAGTGGCCGATTGCGAATACAATATCGAGCGGATCGACCGCATGGTACACGAGGCCGATACCAAAGGTGTAGAGATAATGACGTTCCCCGAATTGAGCATAACGGGCTATTCATGCGGTGACTTGTTTTTCCAGCCTTTCCTACAAGAACGAGCCAACGAAGCCTTGTGCCGATTGGTGGAGCAAACTGCCAATACGACTGTCATGGTGATAGTGGGGATGCCGCTGCGCGTGGAAGAAAAGCTGTTCAACTCGGCTGTGGTATTCCAGCAGGGAAAGATACTCGGTGCCATCCCCAAAACTTACCTGCCGAACTATCGCGAATTTCAGGAGGCTCGCTGGTTCTCACCGGCTCATACCCTGCAGTACTCGACCATCAGTATCGGTCAGCACAGCGTACCCATCGGGCGGAACCTCATATTCAAATGTGGCACCGTGGGTGTCGGCATAGAGATTTGTGAGGATATGTGGACGCCTTTCACTCCGGGTACACGTCTCTGCCTATATGGAGCAGAGGTGATCTTCAACCTCTCCTCCAGCAATGAAAATGCAGGCAAACATTCTTACTTGAGATCGCTTATCAGCGGCCTTTCTTCACAGGGCATCTGTGCTTATGTATATGCCAGCAGCGGATACGGCGAAAGCTCCACGGATATCGTCTTCACCGGCAAAGCCTTTATTGCCGAGGCCGGAGAGATCGTGGAGGAGATGGAACGATTCCGCTATGAGGAAAGGATGATCATCAGCGATATAGATGTTTCGCGTATTCAGACGGAGCGGCTTATCAATAGCAGCTTCAAGGCTGCCGTTACCTTCCACACCCATGACGAAAAGTTCAATCAGCTGCCCTTCAAACTACGTAGCCGGCAGGAGTCTCTCCCGATGACGCGCCGTGTGGATCGCAACCCCTTCATGCCGGAGGACAAGGATCGCAAGGAGCGTTCGCGCGAGATGATCAATATCCAAGTGTGCGGTCTCATGCAACGCCTGCTACACATGGGTGCGGAGCACGCCGTAATCGGGATTTCGGGCGGACTCGACTCTGCACTGGCACTGATCGTCTGTGCACAGGCATTCGACCGGCTGGATTTGCCCCGTAAGAACATCATTGCCGTTACGATGCCGGGGTTCGGAACTTCCGATCGTACTTATCGGAACGCCTTTGCTCTGATGGAGGCCATCGGCGTGACGATCAAAGAGATAGACATCAAGGAGGCTTGTCTCCGACACTTCGAAGCCATAGGACATAATCCGGAGGTGCAGGATACGACCTTCGAGAATACGCAAGCTCGCGAGCGGACACAGATACTGATGAATCTGGCCAATATATACAACGCTCCAGTTATAGGCACGGGTGATCTGTCCGAACTGGCTCTCGGATGGGTAACGTACAATGGCGATCATATGTCCATGTATGCCGTCAATGCAGGGATAGCCAAGACTACGGTACAGATTCTCGTCGATCATATAGCGCATAGAGGCTGGCTGGATGAGGCAGCTTCGGCTGTTTTGCTGGACATCGTCCGTACTCCCATCAGTCCCGAGCTCAAGCCTGTGGGACAGGATGGAAATATCAGCCAGAAGACGGAAGATCTGGTCGGGCCATACGAATTGCACGACTTCTTCATCTACCATTTCCTCCACAATGAATACAAGCCCTCGAAGATCTACTACCTCGCCGGTGTAGCTTTCAAGGGGATCTATACCAAGGCGGAGATCAAGAAATGGATGATGGTATTCTTCCGTCGTTTCTTCGCTCAGCAGTACAAACGTAATTGTATGCCGGATGGGCCAAAAGTAAGCTGCATCAGTCTGTCGCCCCGCGGAGCATGGCGTATGGCCAGCGATGCCAGCAGTGCGCTCTGGTTAGACGAAATAGCCAAGTTCGAAACGGATTGA
- a CDS encoding IS5-like element ISPg8 family transposase, which translates to MAYQSKNTDEHVTFADALLSKRYRKAQNDFLNQVDTLIDWRPIRTLINKKYTKRQNAIGAPAYDVILLFKMLLLETWYNLSDCALEERINDSITFSRFLGLKMEEVSPDHSTISRFRSALTELGLMDKLLAQFNKQLSRHHISVREGVLVDASLVETPHKPNGSITIEVADDRQDNRSEAEKEAEEDYQKQVVRRRKGTDEEARWVYKQKRYHYGYKKHCLTNVQGIVQKVITTAANRSDTKEFIPLLQGANIPQGTAVLADKGYACGENRSYLQTHHLQDGIMHKAQRNRALTEEEKQRNKAIGPIRSTIERTFGSIRRWFHGGRCRYRGLAKTHTQNILESIAFNLYRTPGIIMSSSVG; encoded by the coding sequence ATGGCATACCAATCCAAGAATACCGATGAGCATGTAACATTTGCAGACGCACTCCTTTCAAAGCGTTATCGCAAAGCACAAAACGACTTCCTCAATCAGGTTGACACGCTTATCGATTGGCGTCCGATCAGGACGCTGATCAACAAGAAATACACGAAGCGACAAAATGCCATCGGTGCCCCGGCTTATGACGTGATTCTCTTATTCAAGATGTTGCTTTTGGAGACATGGTACAACCTCAGTGATTGTGCTCTGGAGGAGCGCATCAATGATTCAATCACCTTTTCCCGATTCTTGGGGCTGAAGATGGAAGAGGTATCTCCCGACCACAGCACCATCAGTCGATTTCGTTCGGCACTGACAGAGTTGGGTCTCATGGACAAACTATTGGCGCAGTTTAACAAACAACTTTCGCGCCATCACATTTCGGTCAGGGAAGGGGTGCTTGTCGATGCAAGCCTTGTGGAGACGCCGCATAAACCCAACGGAAGCATTACGATTGAAGTCGCAGACGACAGGCAAGACAATCGGAGCGAGGCGGAAAAAGAGGCAGAGGAGGATTATCAAAAACAGGTTGTCCGCCGGCGTAAAGGGACGGATGAAGAAGCCCGTTGGGTGTACAAACAAAAGCGTTATCACTACGGATACAAAAAGCATTGTCTGACCAATGTTCAAGGCATTGTTCAAAAGGTGATAACGACAGCAGCGAACCGCAGTGACACGAAGGAGTTTATTCCGCTATTGCAGGGTGCAAACATACCTCAAGGTACAGCCGTCTTGGCGGACAAAGGATATGCTTGCGGGGAAAATCGTTCCTACCTGCAAACCCATCACCTTCAAGACGGCATTATGCACAAGGCACAACGCAACAGGGCATTGACCGAGGAAGAGAAGCAACGAAACAAAGCAATCGGTCCGATACGGAGCACCATCGAACGCACCTTTGGCAGTATTCGCCGGTGGTTTCATGGCGGACGATGTCGATACCGGGGACTTGCCAAGACCCATACTCAAAACATTCTTGAAAGCATCGCCTTTAATTTATACAGAACCCCGGGGATAATTATGTCCTCATCCGTAGGATAA
- the carB gene encoding carbamoyl-phosphate synthase (glutamine-hydrolyzing) large subunit encodes MIDKSKIKKVLLLGSGALKIGEAGEFDYSGSQALKAIREEGIRTVLVNPNIATVQTSEGIADEIYFLPVTPYFVEKVIEKERPDGILLAFGGQTALNCGVELYRSGVLEKYGVEVLGTPVQAIMDTEDRELFVRKLDEINVKTIQSQAVESVEEARKAARELGYPVIIRAAYALGGLGSGFCDDEDELNILCEKAFSFSPQVLVEKSLKGWKEVEYEVVRDRFDNCITVCNMENFDPLGIHTGESIVIAPSQTLTNSEYHKLRELAIRIIRHIGIVGECNVQYALDPDSEDYRVIEVNARLSRSSALASKATGYPLAFVAAKLGLGYGLFDLKNSVTQTTSAFFEPALDYVVCKIPRWDLGKFHGVSRQLGSSMKSVGEVMAIGRTFEEAIQKGLRMIGQGMHGFVENKELVIPNIDKALNEPTDRRIFVISKAFRQGYTVDKIHELTKIDRWFLEKLYGIVTLAEEMEEFDKLEDLSPALLAEAKLRGFSDFQVARAVLKPDATSMESAANQVRAMRKELGILPVVKRIDTLAAEYPAHTNYLYLTYSGDRHDVAYENDKRSVVVLGSGAYRIGSSVEFDWCGVNALATIRKEGYRSVMINYNPETVSTDYDISDRLYFDELTFERVMDILELENPHGVIVSTGGQIPNNLAVRLDEQHVPILGTSAQSIDNAEDRHKFSAMLDKLGIDQPRWQELSSMDDIDGFVAEVGYPVLVRPSYVLSGAAMNVCSNDEELHRFLELAANVSKQHPVVVSQFIEHAKEVEMDAVARDGEIIAYAISEHIEFAGVHSGDATIQFPAQKLYVETVRRIKRISREIAKALKISGPFNIQFLAKGNDIKVIECNLRASRSFPFVSKVLKINFIELATRIMLGLPVEKPNKSEFDLDYVGIKASQFSFTRLQKADPVLGVDMTSTGEVGCIADDTDEAVLKSMLSVGYRIPQKSVLLSTGGYKQKVDMLDATTMLAAKGYKIYATEGTHNFLRENGIESTKVFWPSENGQPQALELLHNREIELVVNINKNLTAGELTNGYKLRRAAIDLNIPLVTNARLASAFITAFCKHSPEDIRIKSWAEYK; translated from the coding sequence ATGATAGACAAGAGCAAAATAAAGAAGGTACTGCTGCTCGGTTCGGGCGCACTTAAAATAGGGGAAGCCGGTGAATTCGATTATTCCGGTTCTCAGGCGTTGAAAGCCATTCGCGAAGAAGGTATCAGGACGGTGCTCGTCAATCCGAATATTGCCACAGTCCAAACGTCCGAAGGGATAGCCGACGAAATATATTTCCTGCCCGTAACGCCTTATTTCGTAGAGAAAGTTATTGAGAAAGAACGTCCCGATGGGATTCTCTTGGCATTCGGTGGTCAGACAGCTCTGAACTGTGGAGTCGAATTGTATCGAAGCGGTGTCTTGGAAAAGTATGGGGTAGAAGTACTCGGTACGCCTGTACAAGCTATCATGGATACCGAGGATCGCGAACTTTTTGTTCGCAAGCTCGATGAGATCAACGTGAAAACGATCCAGAGCCAAGCTGTAGAAAGCGTGGAGGAAGCGCGCAAAGCTGCTCGCGAATTGGGCTATCCCGTCATTATTCGCGCTGCTTATGCCTTAGGCGGTTTGGGTAGCGGTTTCTGCGACGACGAAGACGAACTGAATATCCTTTGTGAAAAAGCTTTTTCTTTCAGCCCTCAAGTTCTTGTGGAGAAGAGCCTCAAAGGCTGGAAAGAGGTAGAATATGAAGTTGTACGCGACCGTTTCGACAATTGTATCACCGTGTGCAATATGGAGAATTTCGATCCTCTCGGCATCCATACGGGAGAGAGTATCGTCATCGCTCCCTCGCAGACACTCACCAACAGTGAATATCACAAACTCCGCGAGCTGGCCATTCGGATCATTCGCCACATCGGTATTGTCGGAGAATGCAATGTGCAGTATGCACTCGATCCCGATAGCGAGGACTACCGCGTCATCGAAGTAAATGCTCGTCTGAGCCGTTCGTCTGCTTTGGCATCCAAGGCAACGGGTTATCCTCTCGCTTTCGTCGCTGCCAAGTTAGGGTTGGGTTACGGCTTGTTCGACCTCAAAAACTCGGTGACACAGACTACTTCGGCTTTCTTCGAGCCGGCTCTTGACTATGTGGTCTGCAAAATTCCCCGTTGGGACTTGGGTAAATTCCACGGTGTAAGTCGCCAATTAGGTTCTTCTATGAAGTCTGTCGGAGAGGTTATGGCCATCGGTCGCACCTTCGAGGAGGCTATCCAGAAGGGATTGCGTATGATCGGTCAGGGCATGCACGGTTTCGTAGAGAACAAAGAGCTCGTGATTCCCAATATAGACAAGGCTCTGAATGAGCCGACCGACAGACGCATTTTCGTCATAAGCAAGGCATTCCGTCAAGGTTACACGGTAGATAAAATACATGAACTGACTAAGATCGATCGCTGGTTTCTGGAAAAACTCTATGGTATCGTTACCCTTGCAGAGGAAATGGAAGAGTTCGACAAGCTCGAAGATCTTTCACCTGCTCTTTTGGCTGAGGCCAAATTGCGCGGGTTTTCCGATTTTCAAGTAGCTCGTGCTGTACTCAAGCCGGATGCTACTTCGATGGAAAGCGCAGCCAATCAGGTACGTGCCATGCGAAAGGAGCTGGGAATCTTACCGGTGGTCAAGCGTATCGATACGCTTGCAGCGGAGTATCCTGCTCATACGAACTATCTCTACCTGACGTATAGTGGCGATCGTCATGATGTAGCCTATGAGAACGACAAGCGTTCCGTAGTTGTACTCGGTTCGGGTGCATACCGTATCGGTAGCTCGGTGGAGTTTGACTGGTGTGGTGTCAATGCTCTGGCTACCATCCGTAAGGAAGGCTATCGCTCCGTCATGATCAACTATAATCCCGAGACGGTGAGTACGGACTATGATATTAGTGACAGGCTCTACTTCGACGAACTGACATTCGAGCGCGTAATGGATATTCTTGAACTGGAAAATCCTCATGGCGTTATTGTTTCCACAGGGGGACAAATCCCGAACAACCTTGCAGTTCGTCTCGATGAACAGCATGTGCCCATCTTGGGTACTTCCGCACAGAGTATTGACAATGCCGAGGATCGTCATAAATTCTCGGCCATGTTGGATAAATTGGGTATCGATCAGCCCCGTTGGCAGGAGCTTTCTTCGATGGACGACATTGATGGATTCGTTGCCGAAGTCGGTTATCCCGTTTTGGTTCGTCCGAGTTACGTCCTTTCCGGTGCAGCTATGAATGTGTGCTCCAATGATGAAGAACTTCATCGTTTCCTCGAATTGGCTGCCAATGTGTCCAAGCAACATCCTGTCGTTGTCAGCCAGTTTATCGAGCATGCCAAGGAGGTCGAGATGGATGCCGTGGCGCGTGATGGTGAGATCATAGCCTATGCGATCAGCGAGCATATCGAATTTGCAGGTGTGCACTCGGGTGATGCCACTATCCAGTTCCCTGCACAGAAATTGTATGTAGAGACTGTCCGCCGAATCAAACGGATCAGTCGTGAGATAGCAAAAGCTCTGAAAATATCAGGCCCCTTCAATATCCAGTTCCTTGCCAAGGGTAACGATATTAAGGTGATCGAGTGCAATCTGCGTGCTTCGCGCAGCTTCCCCTTCGTGAGCAAGGTGCTCAAGATCAACTTTATCGAATTGGCCACACGTATCATGCTCGGCCTGCCGGTAGAGAAGCCGAACAAGAGCGAGTTCGATCTGGACTATGTCGGTATCAAGGCCTCGCAGTTCTCCTTCACCCGCTTGCAAAAGGCCGACCCTGTCTTGGGTGTGGATATGACCAGTACCGGAGAGGTAGGCTGTATAGCGGATGATACGGACGAGGCTGTACTGAAGAGTATGCTTTCGGTGGGCTATCGCATTCCTCAGAAGAGTGTACTCTTATCTACCGGAGGCTATAAGCAAAAAGTGGATATGCTCGATGCTACGACCATGCTTGCAGCCAAAGGGTATAAGATCTATGCCACGGAGGGAACGCACAATTTTCTCAGAGAGAACGGAATCGAATCGACCAAAGTGTTCTGGCCGAGCGAGAACGGACAGCCTCAAGCTCTGGAATTGCTTCACAATCGTGAGATCGAGCTTGTGGTCAATATCAACAAGAATCTTACCGCAGGAGAACTGACCAATGGTTATAAACTCCGCCGTGCAGCCATCGACCTGAATATCCCGCTGGTTACAAATGCTCGTTTGGCTTCTGCCTTCATCACGGCATTCTGCAAACATAGCCCTGAGGATATTCGCATCAAGAGTTGGGCTGAATACAAGTAG